A section of the Mesobacillus jeotgali genome encodes:
- a CDS encoding C40 family peptidase: MESNNIWLVNVPVATLWTSYESAREIDRDAIAGTVRLEEWLEKLTYEPRLQLCDDNLVQSQVLFGQEVMIIDEKGDWAHVVIPDQPSGKDSRGYPGWIPKDQLIQQSDWYIKQGPVAVITSKKALLYSERNERLMELSYQTMLPAVEDIVDRIRVKTPTGIGIIRAEDAAVYQAEKEIPKNNGAAIVASGEQFIGLPYLWGGMSSYGYDCSGFSYNMCRANGYIIPRDAHEQAAAGENIELNDILPGDLLFFAYEEGKGRIHHVGIYYGDGKLLHSPNTGKNIEIIPLADTIYEKELCAARRYWMNTGE; this comes from the coding sequence ATGGAAAGCAATAATATTTGGCTCGTCAATGTCCCGGTAGCCACTCTGTGGACTTCGTATGAATCTGCAAGGGAAATCGACAGGGACGCAATAGCTGGGACTGTTAGATTGGAAGAGTGGCTTGAAAAGCTTACATATGAACCAAGGCTCCAATTATGTGATGACAACCTTGTCCAGTCACAGGTTTTATTTGGGCAGGAGGTTATGATCATTGATGAAAAGGGAGATTGGGCACATGTTGTCATCCCCGACCAGCCTTCAGGCAAAGATAGCCGAGGTTACCCTGGGTGGATACCGAAGGATCAGCTGATTCAACAGTCCGATTGGTATATCAAGCAGGGGCCTGTGGCTGTTATTACATCCAAGAAAGCCTTGCTGTATTCTGAGCGTAATGAAAGACTGATGGAATTAAGTTATCAGACCATGCTGCCGGCCGTGGAAGATATAGTCGATAGAATCCGTGTGAAGACACCAACAGGGATAGGGATTATAAGAGCAGAAGATGCCGCAGTCTATCAAGCAGAAAAGGAGATCCCCAAAAATAATGGCGCAGCCATTGTTGCATCTGGTGAACAATTCATTGGCCTGCCATATCTGTGGGGAGGCATGAGTAGTTACGGCTATGATTGTTCAGGATTCAGCTATAATATGTGCCGTGCAAATGGTTACATCATTCCAAGGGATGCTCATGAACAAGCAGCTGCAGGTGAGAATATCGAATTAAATGACATTTTACCAGGCGACTTGCTTTTCTTCGCTTATGAAGAAGGCAAAGGGCGCATTCATCATGTTGGCATATATTATGGAGATGGCAAGCTTCTTCATTCTCCCAATACCGGCAAAAATATAGAAATTATCCCACTCGCTGATACAATCTACGAAAAAGAACTCTGTGCAGCTAGACGCTACTGGATGAATACGGGGGAATAA
- a CDS encoding ABC transporter ATP-binding protein: MKNEVLLSVRDLKKHFSMGKNEILKAVDGISFDIYKGETFGLVGESGCGKSTAGRTMIGLYDITDGEIIFNGKNVHSLSEKEKFHFHKQMQMIFQDPYASLNPRSTVKEIIAEPMEVHGLYPNKKERLERIYQLLEGVGLNRDHANRYPHEFSGGQRQRIGIARALALDPDFIIADEPISALDVSVQAQVVNLLKRLQEEKGLTYLFIAHDLSMVKQISSRIGVMYLGHIVELTASSQLYKKPLHPYTQALLSAIPIPDPDVEDKRERIILEGELPSPINPPTGCVFRTRCQHAMEVCAETKPVWHEIDQDHYVACHLYNDKSGSDGNKEMLVNIR, from the coding sequence ATGAAAAATGAAGTTTTATTAAGTGTCAGAGATTTAAAAAAGCATTTTAGCATGGGGAAAAATGAAATTCTGAAAGCTGTAGACGGAATTTCTTTTGATATTTATAAAGGGGAAACTTTTGGACTAGTAGGAGAATCAGGCTGTGGGAAATCAACGGCCGGGCGTACCATGATTGGCCTATACGATATTACGGATGGAGAAATCATTTTCAACGGCAAGAATGTACATTCATTATCGGAAAAAGAGAAGTTCCACTTCCACAAACAAATGCAAATGATTTTCCAGGATCCTTATGCTTCATTGAACCCAAGATCCACAGTCAAAGAAATCATTGCTGAACCGATGGAGGTACACGGATTATATCCTAATAAAAAGGAGCGACTTGAACGCATCTATCAACTTCTGGAGGGTGTAGGGCTGAATAGGGATCATGCAAACCGTTATCCGCACGAGTTCAGTGGAGGCCAGCGGCAGAGAATAGGAATTGCAAGAGCACTTGCCCTCGATCCTGATTTCATTATTGCCGATGAACCCATTTCGGCACTGGATGTATCAGTACAGGCACAGGTAGTAAACCTTCTGAAACGGTTACAGGAAGAAAAAGGATTGACATATTTATTCATCGCCCATGATCTTTCGATGGTAAAACAAATAAGCAGCAGGATTGGCGTTATGTATCTTGGCCACATAGTCGAACTTACGGCTAGCAGTCAGCTTTATAAAAAACCGCTTCATCCATATACCCAGGCATTGTTATCGGCCATCCCGATTCCTGATCCGGATGTAGAGGACAAGAGGGAGCGCATCATCCTTGAGGGAGAACTGCCCAGTCCAATCAATCCTCCGACCGGATGTGTATTCAGGACGAGATGTCAGCATGCGATGGAAGTATGTGCGGAGACTAAGCCTGTATGGCATGAAATTGACCAGGACCATTACGTTGCTTGTCACCTGTATAATGACAAGTCTGGAAGCGATGGGAATAAGGAAATGTTAGTAAATATTAGATAA
- a CDS encoding serine hydrolase, giving the protein MHINELKDQLAKELASCKGRASLFLEIEGRIIEFTGNEVYQSASLIKLPVLFEALRQIDKGILELDRPVAVRQGDRIGSTGVLQAMNIKQITIHDLLALMIIVSDNSAANMVIDLIGMDTINSNLSKIGMHNTVFKRKMLDFKAIQTGDDNLTTCADIVLCLKEAMEGQWLAKQSSQLFHAFLLQQQIQEKLPAQMNHSLYKIGNKTGELAGIEHDCAVITYGTKRAYAAILIDQLDDNESGKSIIRQIGKRINEYISCVLTGKATY; this is encoded by the coding sequence ATGCACATTAATGAATTAAAGGATCAATTAGCAAAAGAACTCGCCAGCTGTAAAGGCCGGGCGAGTTTATTTTTGGAAATTGAAGGACGAATTATTGAGTTTACCGGCAATGAAGTTTACCAGTCAGCCAGTTTGATTAAATTGCCAGTCTTATTTGAGGCATTAAGGCAGATAGACAAAGGAATCCTGGAATTGGACAGGCCAGTGGCAGTCCGCCAAGGAGACAGAATCGGCAGTACAGGAGTCCTCCAGGCAATGAATATCAAGCAAATAACAATTCATGACCTGTTGGCCCTTATGATCATTGTTTCTGATAATTCCGCTGCCAATATGGTGATTGACCTTATTGGAATGGACACGATCAATTCCAACCTCTCGAAAATCGGGATGCACAACACGGTTTTTAAGCGTAAAATGCTTGATTTCAAGGCTATTCAAACTGGTGATGATAATCTTACTACTTGTGCGGACATCGTGTTATGCCTGAAGGAAGCCATGGAAGGTCAATGGTTGGCCAAGCAATCCTCACAGTTGTTCCATGCATTTCTTCTTCAGCAGCAAATTCAAGAAAAACTGCCTGCTCAAATGAATCATTCTCTATACAAAATAGGAAATAAGACAGGTGAATTGGCTGGTATCGAACACGATTGTGCGGTTATCACATATGGAACAAAGAGGGCGTACGCCGCAATTTTAATAGATCAACTCGACGATAACGAGTCAGGAAAATCAATAATCCGACAAATTGGAAAGCGGATAAACGAGTATATTTCCTGCGTTTTGACAGGAAAAGCCACATATTGA
- a CDS encoding mandelate racemase/muconate lactonizing enzyme family protein, with amino-acid sequence MIIDKIETFRTAVPLNKPFKTALRTVTVAEAIFVKVTCDNGITGWGEAPPTLVITGDSLAGIEAAINEVISPFLMKKSLLSFESVFQGLKTLLVNNTSAKAAVDMALYDCISQNCGLPLYQFLGGFRNEIETDFTVSVNSPEEMGEDAVDYVNKGFNVLKVKVGIGDIANDIARIREIRKRVGNQIKIRLDANQGWKPKDAVRAIRSMEDEGLEIELVEQPVKAEDLDGLKQVTDSVDTLIMADESVFSPKQAFEVIRRRSADLINIKLMKSGGIYQAQMINQMAETVGMECMVGSMIETGLGITAAAHFAASKKNITRYDFDAPLMHAKEVIAGGIKYNGRKITFPEGTGLGIEKILLEGGRINGKQ; translated from the coding sequence ATGATTATTGATAAAATTGAAACATTCCGCACAGCTGTCCCTCTCAACAAGCCTTTCAAAACCGCTCTTCGTACAGTTACTGTAGCAGAAGCAATCTTTGTTAAAGTCACTTGTGATAATGGGATCACAGGCTGGGGAGAAGCACCGCCGACACTCGTGATTACTGGGGACAGCCTTGCGGGCATAGAGGCGGCCATAAATGAAGTAATAAGCCCCTTCTTAATGAAAAAAAGCCTACTTAGCTTTGAATCTGTATTTCAAGGTTTAAAAACACTCCTTGTCAATAATACAAGTGCTAAAGCAGCGGTTGATATGGCTTTATACGACTGTATCTCTCAGAACTGCGGTCTTCCGCTCTATCAATTCCTGGGCGGCTTCAGGAATGAAATTGAGACCGACTTTACTGTCAGTGTTAACAGCCCCGAAGAGATGGGTGAGGACGCAGTTGATTATGTTAACAAAGGGTTTAATGTACTTAAGGTAAAGGTTGGCATAGGTGACATCGCAAACGACATTGCGAGAATCAGGGAGATTCGCAAAAGAGTTGGCAATCAGATTAAAATAAGGCTTGATGCCAATCAGGGCTGGAAACCAAAAGATGCTGTAAGGGCAATCAGGAGCATGGAGGATGAAGGACTGGAAATCGAATTAGTGGAACAGCCTGTCAAAGCTGAAGACCTGGATGGCCTCAAGCAGGTCACTGATTCTGTAGATACATTAATCATGGCTGATGAAAGTGTATTTTCACCTAAACAGGCATTTGAAGTGATCAGAAGGAGAAGCGCGGATTTGATTAATATTAAATTAATGAAGTCAGGCGGGATATATCAGGCGCAAATGATTAATCAAATGGCTGAGACAGTGGGGATGGAATGCATGGTTGGAAGCATGATAGAAACCGGTCTTGGAATCACTGCTGCCGCCCATTTTGCAGCGAGTAAAAAAAACATCACCCGGTATGATTTCGATGCACCATTAATGCATGCAAAGGAAGTGATTGCAGGCGGAATAAAGTATAACGGCAGAAAAATTACATTTCCTGAAGGAACTGGTCTTGGGATAGAAAAAATCCTTTTAGAAGGAGGAAGAATCAATGGAAAGCAATAA
- a CDS encoding S66 peptidase family protein: protein MAIKPERLKKGDTVAVIAPASPPNKENLNRALSFLTELGLNYKLGKSVYTEYGYLAGEDYERLADFHEMFRDDEVKGIICAGGGYGTARIASSIDYETIKKNPKIFWGYSDITFLHTAIRQQTGLVTFHGPMLASDIGKEGAHPISKETFWQLFTPTDLQYDTELSQIEELVPGYAEGELVGGNLSLLSSSMGTPFEIETKGKILLIEDINEEPRAVDRMLNQLYMAGKLQDTAGILLGDFNNCVPERDLSLSLEEVIDHYIKLARRPALKGFKMGHCSPHIGVPFGTTARMETESKKLFVESGIK, encoded by the coding sequence ATGGCCATTAAACCTGAACGATTAAAAAAAGGTGATACAGTTGCCGTTATTGCGCCAGCAAGTCCGCCTAACAAAGAAAATTTAAACCGGGCCCTTTCTTTTCTAACAGAATTAGGTCTGAATTACAAACTGGGGAAATCCGTATACACTGAATATGGTTATCTTGCGGGTGAGGATTATGAAAGATTGGCAGATTTTCATGAGATGTTCAGGGATGATGAGGTTAAAGGTATTATCTGTGCAGGGGGAGGATATGGAACGGCGCGAATAGCTTCATCCATAGACTATGAAACAATTAAAAAAAATCCTAAGATTTTTTGGGGTTACAGTGATATCACTTTTTTACACACAGCCATCAGGCAACAGACTGGACTTGTAACCTTCCATGGTCCAATGCTTGCTTCGGATATTGGAAAAGAAGGGGCCCATCCAATTTCTAAAGAAACATTTTGGCAATTGTTCACACCGACTGACTTGCAATATGATACAGAGCTTTCGCAAATCGAAGAGCTGGTGCCGGGTTATGCTGAAGGCGAATTAGTTGGGGGCAATCTTTCTCTTCTTTCCAGTTCAATGGGAACACCATTTGAAATTGAAACAAAAGGCAAAATTCTGTTGATTGAAGACATAAATGAAGAACCACGCGCAGTTGACCGGATGCTTAATCAACTATATATGGCAGGTAAACTTCAAGACACAGCAGGAATCCTTTTAGGAGACTTTAATAATTGCGTGCCGGAAAGGGATTTGTCTTTAAGTTTGGAAGAAGTCATTGACCATTATATTAAACTCGCCAGAAGGCCAGCGCTAAAGGGATTCAAAATGGGACATTGCTCCCCGCATATCGGAGTCCCTTTCGGAACGACTGCCAGAATGGAGACAGAATCCAAAAAATTATTCGTCGAGAGTGGCATTAAATAG